One Legionella hackeliae DNA segment encodes these proteins:
- the rpoS gene encoding RNA polymerase sigma factor RpoS, whose protein sequence is MQPEDESIKADQVPEEGWEESPEQDEETLISDDELATLEEDEELPDFSDEEAFPSFQRGRQAAKIMDATQIYLSEIGFSPLLSAEEEVYYAKRALKGDAASRKKMIESNLRLVVKIARRYLNRGLPLLDLIEEGNLGLMKSVEKFDPDRGFRFSTYATWWIRQTIERAIMNQTRTIRLPIHVVKELNVYLRAARQLTQKLDHEPSAEEIAEMVDKPLEDVEKLLGLNDKVASVDTPIGYDENKSLLDTIADENSMNPAELLTDENLRTHIESLLDKLTENQQQVIARRFGLRGFEKATLEDVGKEINLTRERVRQIQVEALKTLRSLLERVGLTQEDLF, encoded by the coding sequence ATGCAACCAGAAGATGAATCAATAAAAGCTGATCAAGTCCCAGAAGAAGGTTGGGAAGAGTCTCCTGAACAGGATGAGGAGACTTTGATAAGCGATGATGAGCTCGCCACTCTTGAAGAAGATGAAGAGCTGCCTGATTTTAGTGACGAAGAGGCATTTCCCAGCTTTCAGCGTGGCAGACAAGCTGCAAAAATAATGGATGCTACACAGATCTATTTAAGCGAAATAGGTTTCTCACCATTACTGTCTGCGGAGGAAGAGGTTTATTATGCTAAGCGTGCTCTGAAAGGGGACGCGGCTTCACGTAAAAAAATGATTGAGTCCAACTTGCGTTTGGTCGTTAAGATAGCACGTCGTTACCTCAACCGCGGGTTGCCATTATTGGATTTAATCGAGGAAGGAAATTTGGGCTTGATGAAATCTGTTGAGAAATTTGATCCAGACAGAGGTTTCCGTTTTTCTACCTATGCTACCTGGTGGATAAGGCAGACAATAGAGCGCGCTATTATGAATCAGACAAGAACGATTCGCTTGCCGATTCATGTCGTTAAAGAGCTTAATGTGTATCTTAGAGCTGCTCGCCAATTAACACAAAAACTCGATCATGAGCCTTCAGCAGAAGAAATAGCAGAAATGGTGGATAAACCGCTGGAAGATGTTGAAAAATTGCTGGGGTTAAATGATAAAGTCGCTTCAGTAGATACACCCATTGGTTATGATGAAAATAAGTCATTACTGGATACTATCGCTGATGAAAACAGTATGAACCCGGCAGAATTATTGACCGATGAGAATTTACGTACGCATATTGAATCACTTCTCGATAAATTGACAGAAAATCAACAGCAGGTTATTGCTCGTCGCTTTGGATTGCGTGGATTTGAAAAAGCGACGCTAGAAGATGTTGGTAAAGAAATTAATTTAACACGCGAACGTGTGAGACAAATTCAAGTTGAAGCATTAAAAACCTTACGATCATTGCTCGAGCGTGTTGGTTTAACTCAGGAAGATCTGTTTTAA
- a CDS encoding peptidoglycan DD-metalloendopeptidase family protein, with protein MLCSYFDKANMCRLCVLLLLLLLGGCESRTTLAPVEELKWRPMRGQQAAYVVRRGDTLYSIAFRYDTDFRALAAYNKLPSPYTLRVGQVLRIGAAPAPTHSFSSRPAVVRKSSYVTKRTTIRRESPKIAPRSRWTPLIANQNWVWPVNGRVATGFVPQQGKKGIDIAGKKGEKIRAASGGVVAYSGSGLSGYGNLIIIKHNNQFLTAYGNNLRNLVTEGQKVKAGQVIAEMGVIDRRFWGVHFEIRRAGKPVNPLSYLRG; from the coding sequence ATGTTGTGTAGCTATTTCGACAAGGCAAATATGTGCAGACTATGTGTATTACTGTTGCTTTTATTGCTCGGTGGCTGTGAGTCAAGAACGACTTTAGCGCCCGTTGAGGAATTAAAATGGCGCCCCATGCGTGGTCAGCAAGCTGCTTATGTAGTGAGGCGTGGTGATACTTTATATTCTATAGCATTCCGGTATGACACTGATTTTAGAGCGCTTGCAGCTTACAACAAACTACCTAGTCCTTATACATTAAGAGTCGGACAAGTATTGCGTATTGGTGCTGCTCCTGCTCCCACTCATTCTTTTTCTTCAAGACCTGCCGTAGTAAGAAAATCATCATATGTGACAAAAAGAACTACAATTAGAAGAGAATCTCCAAAAATTGCCCCTCGAAGCAGGTGGACTCCATTAATTGCAAATCAGAATTGGGTTTGGCCGGTGAATGGCCGTGTAGCCACTGGGTTTGTTCCGCAGCAAGGTAAAAAGGGCATAGATATTGCTGGTAAAAAAGGAGAGAAGATAAGAGCTGCTTCGGGTGGAGTAGTCGCTTACTCTGGAAGTGGCCTGTCAGGCTACGGAAATCTGATTATCATTAAACATAATAATCAGTTTCTGACAGCATATGGTAATAATTTGCGTAATTTAGTAACAGAAGGACAAAAAGTTAAAGCCGGACAAGTTATTGCCGAAATGGGTGTTATTGATAGACGGTTTTGGGGTGTGCATTTTGAAATCAGAAGGGCAGGTAAGCCAGTAAACCCTTTAAGTTATTTGAGGGGTTAA
- the surE gene encoding 5'/3'-nucleotidase SurE has translation MRILVSNDDGVNAPGIRALANEMSHISETVVIAPDRNRSGASNSLTLSRPLRVRQMDNGYYSVEGTPTDCVHLALTGFLKPSVDIVVSGINDGANLGDDILYSGTVAAAIEGRFLGLPAIAFSMVGDNIQNYDTAAAIARHLVMSLKANMLPSQTILNVNIPDLPLDKIRGMEVTRLGTRHGAEPVIKEYDPRGRPIYWIGPPGMEADAGPGTDFYAISQQYVSITPLQLDLTHYKVFDQLSSWVEKINLEL, from the coding sequence ATGAGAATTTTGGTAAGTAATGATGATGGTGTTAATGCTCCAGGAATACGTGCTTTAGCGAACGAAATGTCTCACATCAGTGAAACGGTGGTTATTGCACCAGACAGGAATCGTAGTGGTGCAAGTAACTCATTAACTTTGAGTAGACCTCTTCGAGTCAGGCAAATGGATAATGGCTACTATAGTGTCGAGGGTACTCCTACTGACTGTGTGCATCTTGCTTTAACAGGATTTTTAAAGCCTAGTGTTGATATTGTTGTTTCAGGAATTAATGATGGCGCCAATTTAGGCGATGATATTCTTTATTCAGGGACTGTTGCTGCAGCCATAGAAGGTCGCTTCCTGGGGTTACCAGCCATTGCTTTTTCCATGGTTGGGGATAACATTCAAAATTACGACACAGCTGCAGCGATTGCTCGTCATTTGGTGATGAGCTTAAAAGCAAATATGTTGCCATCTCAAACCATTCTCAATGTAAATATTCCTGACTTACCTTTAGATAAGATAAGAGGGATGGAGGTGACACGCTTAGGAACACGCCATGGTGCTGAGCCTGTCATTAAAGAGTATGATCCGCGTGGCCGCCCAATATACTGGATTGGTCCTCCAGGAATGGAGGCTGACGCCGGACCTGGAACAGATTTCTATGCAATTAGTCAGCAGTATGTATCAATTACACCCTTACAACTTGATCTGACGCACTATAAAGTTTTCGATCAACTTTCATCATGGGTAGAAAAAATTAATCTGGAATTATGA
- a CDS encoding NAD-dependent malic enzyme, with protein MLDFKVVRDEQTGELIMETSICGKPLLTIPQLNKSTAFTQEERRAFGLLGKLPHRVETLDEQVKRAYLQYSSYSSRLQQNIYLNNLHDKNQVLFYRLISKHLGEMLPTIYTPIVGTAVKRYSHEYRQPRGLYIAHSDKNQIEEIINNRSNPDIELIVVTDGEGVLGIGDQGIGGMDIPVAKLMVYSLCGGIDPTKTLPVFLDVGTNNQDLLNDPLYLGCQHPRINTEEYDDFILTFVDAIHKHFPNAFLHWEDFGRNNARRILDKFQDKLCTFNDDIQGTGAVTLSALLAACEVTGVNLEDHRILVFGAGSAGTGISDQIVDAMLRRGLNKKEAYDRFWLVDRQGLLVDSDLELTEAQKPYARQAAEIASWGNLGRLYPSLTDTVRQVKPTILIGCSAQPGAFSQDIVETMSAACERPIIFPLSNPDEKCEAQPADIINWSQGKALIATGTAFPAVEYQNRLLQIAQCNNALVFPGIGLGILAVKATRLSKGMIWAAAQALSEYAPSKKDSFLPLLPSLDDAQMVAKHIAIAVASTAINENLAQINQNADLDQVIKDMFWEPRYLPFRKTELCK; from the coding sequence ATGTTAGATTTTAAAGTAGTTCGTGATGAGCAAACTGGGGAGCTCATTATGGAGACCTCTATTTGTGGCAAACCCCTGTTAACTATTCCGCAATTAAATAAAAGTACTGCGTTTACTCAGGAAGAACGTCGCGCTTTTGGATTATTGGGAAAACTCCCTCATCGTGTTGAAACGTTAGATGAACAGGTAAAACGGGCTTATCTTCAATACTCCAGCTATAGTTCTCGTTTACAGCAAAATATTTACCTCAACAACCTGCATGATAAAAATCAGGTCCTTTTTTACAGGTTAATAAGTAAGCATTTAGGAGAAATGCTACCAACAATATACACGCCTATTGTCGGTACAGCAGTGAAGCGATACAGTCATGAATATCGCCAACCACGTGGTCTCTACATTGCCCATTCAGATAAAAATCAAATTGAAGAAATTATAAATAATCGCTCTAATCCTGATATTGAGTTAATCGTTGTAACTGACGGTGAAGGGGTTCTTGGTATTGGTGATCAAGGCATTGGTGGTATGGATATTCCGGTAGCAAAACTTATGGTCTATTCACTCTGTGGTGGTATTGACCCCACAAAAACACTGCCCGTCTTTCTTGATGTAGGAACGAATAATCAAGATTTACTGAATGATCCATTGTATTTGGGGTGTCAGCACCCTCGTATTAATACAGAAGAATATGATGATTTTATCCTAACCTTTGTTGATGCTATCCATAAACATTTCCCCAATGCATTTCTTCATTGGGAAGATTTTGGACGCAACAACGCAAGGCGTATTTTAGATAAATTCCAGGATAAATTGTGTACTTTTAATGATGATATTCAAGGTACTGGGGCTGTTACTCTCTCAGCGCTCTTAGCCGCTTGTGAAGTAACCGGGGTCAACCTTGAGGATCACCGTATTCTTGTTTTTGGTGCGGGTTCTGCGGGTACTGGAATCAGTGATCAAATCGTTGATGCGATGCTTCGTCGGGGTTTAAATAAAAAAGAAGCCTATGATCGTTTCTGGCTGGTTGACCGTCAAGGTTTACTTGTTGACTCAGATCTGGAATTAACTGAAGCTCAAAAACCTTATGCACGTCAGGCTGCAGAAATTGCAAGTTGGGGAAATCTTGGCAGGCTCTATCCATCTTTAACGGATACAGTACGGCAAGTTAAGCCCACAATTTTAATTGGCTGTTCAGCACAGCCTGGGGCGTTTTCACAAGATATTGTTGAAACAATGAGCGCTGCCTGTGAGCGCCCTATTATCTTCCCACTTTCCAATCCGGATGAAAAATGTGAGGCTCAGCCAGCTGATATTATAAATTGGAGTCAAGGAAAGGCATTGATAGCTACAGGCACAGCCTTCCCTGCCGTTGAGTATCAAAACCGCTTATTACAAATTGCGCAATGCAACAATGCCTTAGTATTCCCAGGTATAGGTTTAGGCATTCTGGCAGTGAAGGCCACAAGATTATCAAAAGGCATGATTTGGGCAGCAGCTCAGGCATTAAGTGAATATGCGCCGAGTAAAAAAGACAGCTTTTTACCGCTGCTTCCCTCGCTTGATGATGCTCAAATGGTTGCCAAACATATAGCTATCGCCGTGGCAAGTACAGCAATCAATGAAAACCTTGCTCAAATTAATCAAAATGCTGATTTGGACCAGGTCATTAAAGATATGTTTTGGGAGCCACGGTATTTACCGTTCAGAAAAACTGAGTTGTGCAAATAA